In bacterium, the sequence CTTTAATATTTACTCCCGCATCCGAAACTGCCGAGCAGACCTTTGCCATCATGCCCACTTCATCAGGAGTCTCCACAATTAAATGATTGACTTTTGTCGCTTTAGCCATAACTTACTCACCTCCTTTTTCAATTATATCAATGGTTCCATCTCTAAAGCCGGGTGCTTCACCTTCTTCAAATATGAGAGAAGTTCCTCTGTTGTGGTGGCCACTGTCTCATCAGCAATTTTATCTATCAGGTCAGGAATTCCTTCCTCTTCGCACCTCTTTTTAAATTTATCTCCTAGTACTTCTTTGAGTTCTTTTGTCATCCATACTATGCGCTTTATCCCCCCATCAGCAGAGATAAACTTCCTGCTGATAATATAAAGTCTTCCAATACCCATAAAGCCCGGGGTCTGCGCTCCGCCACCCACAGAACCAGCCAGGGTGCTGAAAGTCATTCCTATGGGAGTCATACCAGCAAATTCCCTATTTACAATCATAAAACCATTCGTCTCAGGAAGTATAGCAATGATACACTCAAAGCACCCGCATGAAGTCTCCGGGCAACTTATTATGGAATAACCGTGGAAGCGGTCTAAAGTTTTGTTCGACTTTTGATAGATGAATTCATTCACTCCTTTCCACTCACCCCTTACCGGGTCAAGACATTCTCCTTTTTTCACCGGCTGGTTTGGTCCTGTGGGATTCAGTTCAAAAGAAGCCTTAGCATCAATGTAACTATAAGCGCCACATAATCCCAACCTCTCCGGTTTAACTATGCAAACATGATTCGGTGCAAACGATTGACAAAGGGTACAACTGAAATAGGTATCCACGCTCTCATCGGTCATTCCTGCCATACGTTCATCGCGTTCCTCGTAAGCTTTTTTTGCCTCAGAAATGTGTTTTTCCACATCTTCCTGTCGAGTGTAAATGGTAACCTGAGCCTTATCCACTATTGCCCCGAAGGTGTCGTGAAGGCGTGCGTGAATAATTACTCCAAAATGGCGAATCTTAAAGCCCTTCTTCTTCGCGTCCTTACTGATTCTTAACCAGCACATGTCTCTTTGTCCCATATGGAATATCCCCATAGCCTCGTTTAAAAAAGTATGAATCTGCCTCTCCAATATGGGCTCAAAATCCTTCTGCATCTTCCTGCCAGCTACTTCCACATAGATTCCCAAAGGCATAGCTCCACCCTCTTCGGCTTCGTCCACTTCCGGCCCAATTACTTCTATTTTTTCATCTTCCACTTCGTCCAAATCTCTTGTAGTGACATATTCAAAAGCAGTGGAATATTTCCCTCCAAACTGGACATACATCTGTTCTTTTCTTACTGTTTCCCCTTCAAAAGCAGCAGAATAGGAAACAGGAATGGGAATTTCCGTTACCCTCACCTTAACACCCCTCACTTGAATGCAGGTAGGAACCAGTTTCTTATGGTCGAGTTCTTTCACTAAATGTTCATAGGTGCAGATACCACTAGGTCTTATCTCGGGGATATCGGTATCGGCGATTATAGGAAAGCCCATGTTAATAGCTCCTGCACCAGTAGCATACTTCACATCATCCAGCTCGCCTAAAGTCAACCCAAAGGCGAATACTCTATTCTGACAATATTTGAGACACTTCAGTGCTTCTCCCTTCTTAAGACCACCAAAGGTGAGAGCCGATCTGATAGCCCAGTTGAGGGGATAGATTCCAGTTATAGTATCGCGTCCGTAAGGAACTATGTATGTTTCCCAACCCATTTGAACATTCTCTTCTTTAAGTTGGTCGATTATACTCTTGCCATTAGAACTAGAACCAACAAAACATATAATACTTCTCTTTTGAAATTCCCTAACTATCTCCACCGCCGTTTTGTTATCCGGAGCCGCACCTAATATGGCAGCAAAACCGGGCATCCTGCCATCTACCAATTGTATCCCATAACTTCTCATCCAGGTATCGGTATAGAAACCCACACAATCGGGTTGGGGTTCTTTGCCATATAGATATCTTATGGCAACAATAATCTCTTCTCCTAAGAGAGTGGCTATACCGGAATCGAGTGCATCACCAAGATAGGGAAGCCATAGAGACTGGCTCGGTTCCTCTCTCAAAAGCAACTTCGCTTCTTTCAACACAGGTACCATGTCTCCCAAATTCTTTACTTCTATTCCCAAAAGTGCATAGGCCATAGGAAGGAAGTAAGCTGTCTCGGGGAACTCAACTTTCTGTTCTTTTCCTTTCTCTTTAATCGCCTTATTTAAAGATTCCTCTGCCTCTCCCACTATTTTATGTGCGCCTCTGATTGCTGCTGTTGCCACTATCTTGGACATATTTACTCCTTTCGAAAATCAACATAGTCCCTTGGGAACTTCATTACCATTAATCGAGCGACCACCCCGCCTGCACGGGACACCTACAACGCAGAACTTCGCTCTGCAGCTACAACATTCAAAAGATAATAATATGGAGTCCTTGCGAAAGCAAGGTTTCCTCCTCCCTTTCGGGAGGACTCCAGGCTTTCTACGCCAAGAGATTCTTCGGCGATAAACGAACTATCTTCTAATAACTAATTATGGCTTCTTCAAATTCCCGCTCGGTGAATAACTCTTTCCCCTCTTTTATTATGGGCAAAATCTTGGCAAAATCGAATCTATCCTCTAAGAGCATCGTCTTTATCGGTGAAACATCTACTTTCTTTCTCATCAAAATCCCCATAACCCCTGCCTGCTCAATCCTATTGACCAGAATCATTCCCTGAAGTTTATTCTCTCTAAGTACCACTTTTTTATATACGAAGTTCTTCTCGTCCTCCTTAACCAACTGTTCATACTCTTTCTCTTTCGGTCGAGTTATCCCCATGGAAACTACCGGCAGTCCAAAAAATTCTACTGAATTCATAGCCAGAGACCCGTCATACTTCAATTTTTTCCCGACCATATTCAATCCCGCAACCCTTCCCTGAGCGACTGCACAGGGCCACAGGGCATTTATAGTCGACTGGCCAGTAATTAAATCTTTCGCCTGAGCTACATCGCCGGCAGTATATATATTTGGAAGATTGGTTTGAAGATAATCATCAACGATAATCCCATAATCAGTTTTTATTTCTGTGTCTTTTACTAACTTTAAATTCGGACTTACTCCCTTTCCCACAACTACCAGCTCGCACTCCAGTCTTCTACCATCATCCAGCACCAGGCCAGTAACTTCTTTGCCACCTAGAAATTCAACTGCAGCCAGTCCAGTCATAACCTGAATACCCTTGCCTTCAATCTTTTTCCTAATTAGATTTGCCGCTACTCTATCGAGCATCTGAGATAAGACCTGGTTCGATTTAACTATGACCTTAACTTCTTTATTCCTTGCATGGAGAGAATAGGCAGCTCTCAAACCTATCAAGCCCCCACCAAGAATAGAAACCCTGTTTACTTTATCCAGCCTATCATTAATTAATTGAGCATCAC encodes:
- the acsB gene encoding acetyl-CoA decarbonylase/synthase complex subunit alpha/beta, which encodes MSKIVATAAIRGAHKIVGEAEESLNKAIKEKGKEQKVEFPETAYFLPMAYALLGIEVKNLGDMVPVLKEAKLLLREEPSQSLWLPYLGDALDSGIATLLGEEIIVAIRYLYGKEPQPDCVGFYTDTWMRSYGIQLVDGRMPGFAAILGAAPDNKTAVEIVREFQKRSIICFVGSSSNGKSIIDQLKEENVQMGWETYIVPYGRDTITGIYPLNWAIRSALTFGGLKKGEALKCLKYCQNRVFAFGLTLGELDDVKYATGAGAINMGFPIIADTDIPEIRPSGICTYEHLVKELDHKKLVPTCIQVRGVKVRVTEIPIPVSYSAAFEGETVRKEQMYVQFGGKYSTAFEYVTTRDLDEVEDEKIEVIGPEVDEAEEGGAMPLGIYVEVAGRKMQKDFEPILERQIHTFLNEAMGIFHMGQRDMCWLRISKDAKKKGFKIRHFGVIIHARLHDTFGAIVDKAQVTIYTRQEDVEKHISEAKKAYEERDERMAGMTDESVDTYFSCTLCQSFAPNHVCIVKPERLGLCGAYSYIDAKASFELNPTGPNQPVKKGECLDPVRGEWKGVNEFIYQKSNKTLDRFHGYSIISCPETSCGCFECIIAILPETNGFMIVNREFAGMTPIGMTFSTLAGSVGGGAQTPGFMGIGRLYIISRKFISADGGIKRIVWMTKELKEVLGDKFKKRCEEEGIPDLIDKIADETVATTTEELLSYLKKVKHPALEMEPLI
- a CDS encoding FAD-dependent oxidoreductase, with translation MHYVIVGGSAAGINAIEAIRSVDKEGRITLISDEEFSLYSRCLITYFIAGKLAEDKLKYRSSDFYEKEKVGALLGVRATKLVPEERKLILDNGKELTYDKLLIATGASPKMLEIPGSDKEGILGLRTYRDAQLINDRLDKVNRVSILGGGLIGLRAAYSLHARNKEVKVIVKSNQVLSQMLDRVAANLIRKKIEGKGIQVMTGLAAVEFLGGKEVTGLVLDDGRRLECELVVVGKGVSPNLKLVKDTEIKTDYGIIVDDYLQTNLPNIYTAGDVAQAKDLITGQSTINALWPCAVAQGRVAGLNMVGKKLKYDGSLAMNSVEFFGLPVVSMGITRPKEKEYEQLVKEDEKNFVYKKVVLRENKLQGMILVNRIEQAGVMGILMRKKVDVSPIKTMLLEDRFDFAKILPIIKEGKELFTEREFEEAIISY